One genomic segment of Candidatus Nomurabacteria bacterium includes these proteins:
- a CDS encoding transglutaminase domain-containing protein: MKNLNGYMQILGSLLRSKGLSVLFLILFYILPQQVVAVEDSVTISSSLTYDLRDPGGTVDGTLLTVVSNSSDSPIPIRTITITLPTTSPSKILVRRSSKYLETKLKPITSGTEVTIDLNNEIARKNDPILIQTTYEFSSKDDPQDTMITLPTNFGGTSISSAEILIPEPTELHLLSPYSDRSSRTDYTKYFIEEPRWNIYLLTGESIPYKFILTHELTNPDSISKSFHISLPPSDRSQLLSITQITPLPDSSNEDSEGNLDLMYTLQPSSTVSVSILGNITKKIISEPLLSNPFLNPLYSIETGYWSITDPNIEDLPTITNWGESTQGERSRFIDSVNSKVTESLDISRSTELTYRLGGDVLLKGNTEATPQDYVDLTLSLLRENKVPSRQVIGYTLDIMDDKTPGTTHTWVEYWDPLTGWMQLDTYEAELYGNNKSNDFVLSRINLMYRGLDPTYPQFNSYTIKELSLTPLNQPFSPIDSIGLSAYTQEASIFDTNSSFTIEILNNGSTIVRSANILIDGVLKETLPDLIILPGQTFTHSIPISTKAPEDLDIQVNTVSDRGTTLQDFVSVTPQISFPWWWGHMINIINLILFVGMIFLIQLFSEKIYGRLTRK, encoded by the coding sequence ATGAAAAATTTGAATGGTTATATGCAAATTCTGGGATCACTATTGAGATCTAAAGGTCTTTCCGTTCTGTTTTTAATACTCTTTTACATCCTTCCACAACAAGTAGTTGCTGTAGAAGATAGTGTGACGATCTCATCCTCATTAACCTATGACCTAAGGGATCCTGGAGGTACAGTCGATGGAACTCTTCTAACTGTGGTCTCAAATAGTAGTGATTCACCAATTCCAATACGTACCATAACCATCACGTTGCCTACCACATCCCCATCTAAGATTTTGGTGAGAAGATCTTCAAAATATTTAGAAACAAAACTTAAACCGATCACAAGTGGTACTGAGGTGACGATCGATCTAAATAATGAGATCGCACGAAAGAATGATCCCATACTGATCCAAACAACCTATGAATTTAGTAGTAAGGACGATCCACAAGATACAATGATCACTCTTCCAACTAATTTCGGAGGTACTTCGATCTCCTCAGCTGAGATATTGATCCCCGAGCCTACCGAGCTTCATCTACTCAGTCCTTACTCTGATAGATCCTCACGTACTGACTATACAAAATACTTCATCGAGGAACCGAGATGGAATATCTATCTACTGACTGGCGAAAGTATTCCGTATAAATTCATATTAACGCATGAACTGACCAATCCAGACAGTATTTCTAAAAGTTTTCATATATCACTTCCTCCGTCAGACAGATCACAATTATTGTCGATCACGCAGATAACCCCCCTTCCTGATTCATCAAACGAAGATAGCGAGGGTAATCTCGATCTGATGTATACTCTACAGCCTTCTTCTACAGTATCAGTATCTATTTTGGGTAATATTACTAAAAAGATCATCTCAGAACCTCTACTATCAAATCCGTTCTTGAATCCTTTATACAGCATAGAAACTGGTTATTGGTCAATAACCGATCCTAACATTGAAGATCTCCCTACGATCACGAACTGGGGTGAAAGTACGCAGGGTGAGAGGAGTAGATTTATCGATTCTGTGAACTCAAAGGTGACAGAGTCCTTAGACATTTCGAGATCAACTGAGCTTACTTATCGCTTGGGTGGAGATGTTCTCTTGAAAGGAAATACTGAGGCTACTCCACAAGATTATGTCGATCTCACTCTAAGCCTCCTTCGCGAAAATAAAGTTCCTTCACGACAAGTGATTGGTTACACACTTGATATCATGGATGACAAAACTCCTGGCACTACTCATACTTGGGTCGAGTATTGGGATCCTCTCACAGGATGGATGCAGTTAGATACTTATGAAGCTGAGCTTTATGGTAATAACAAAAGCAATGACTTTGTACTAAGTAGGATCAACCTGATGTATAGAGGTTTGGATCCTACATATCCACAATTCAACAGCTACACCATTAAGGAGCTTTCGTTAACACCATTGAACCAACCCTTTTCCCCTATCGATTCGATAGGATTATCCGCTTATACCCAAGAAGCAAGCATATTTGATACAAATTCATCATTTACTATTGAGATATTGAATAATGGAAGCACAATAGTCAGATCTGCAAATATCCTTATAGATGGGGTTCTGAAAGAGACGCTACCGGATCTTATCATCCTACCCGGTCAGACTTTCACACATAGTATACCCATTTCTACAAAAGCTCCTGAAGATCTAGACATCCAGGTGAATACTGTAAGTGATCGCGGTACAACATTACAAGACTTTGTTTCTGTGACACCTCAGATCTCATTTCCATGGTGGTGGGGTCATATGATAAATATTATCAATCTGATACTATTTGTAGGAATGATATTTTTAATTCAATTATTCTCCGAGAAGATCTATGGACGGCTTACTCGTAAATAA